Proteins from one Sulfuriferula thiophila genomic window:
- a CDS encoding TonB-dependent receptor: MFKRKIIPVLITGLLGSGVIWTSTTHADENTSNVGQIDVQGDTSYGSGLIVPEESSKARSEVSKSYLEKQLPTASPYQNISMLPGVNASSQDATGLFGGNLTIRGFNSSQIGFTIDGAPVNDSGNFAVYPQEYVDTENLDQIFVTQGSTDTDAPHIGASGGNIGIVSTNPTDFARVMAEQTAGDLRMYKSFVRLDTGMFANGATKAFLSFSQAGADKWRGGGNADRAHIDAKVVTKIGDASQVSFGLMYNNAVNNFFKRETLTDYQTQNYFYDYATTFPGRLTAVNGTAQNESTSVNGVSRADYYKLQVNPFKNTLLTAKGNFQLNDAWRLDVEPYFWHGYGNGSFGTTLQEASGTGVTKVQDLNGDGDTLDKILMYRSSITKTNRPGATAKLNWQNDMHKLAFGIWFERAEHIQTQPFSKVDANGNPLDIWGESYLALDGNGNIYQGRNQKTITTVTQPFVTDTLSLMSDKLKLTLGLRMPHTVRDGTNYASAGYGLTTYFTASRTYDATLPSVGATYQLSPKQLVFANITKNFRAPANYTLYESGNAQNLEPETAVNFDVGYRFQGDMLTSSATMFYTDFKNRQASSKDATGSSITYNVGNVRDFGVELETGTRPVNGFSVYGSLTYTSSIMTSDFATYDAAHNPVILPTSGKTFVDTPTWLAGLGLSYTKGRFFSDFKTRYTGMRYSSLINDEQIPGFITADLSMGYHFKDVSFLKNPLLRFNIANLFNKHYLNSIESTTTNAQTYSTVTGTAPTYMPGAPRFASITLSADFK, translated from the coding sequence ATGTTCAAGCGCAAGATCATTCCGGTTCTCATCACCGGCCTGCTCGGTTCCGGTGTCATCTGGACGAGCACTACTCATGCTGATGAAAACACCAGCAATGTTGGTCAAATCGACGTACAAGGAGATACCAGCTACGGCTCCGGATTGATCGTGCCGGAAGAATCAAGTAAAGCACGCAGCGAAGTGAGCAAAAGCTACCTGGAGAAACAACTGCCAACTGCCAGCCCTTATCAGAACATCAGCATGCTGCCCGGTGTGAACGCGTCTTCGCAAGATGCTACCGGCCTGTTTGGCGGCAACCTGACGATCCGTGGATTTAACAGCAGTCAGATCGGTTTTACCATTGATGGCGCACCGGTAAACGACTCGGGCAACTTTGCAGTCTATCCGCAGGAATATGTGGATACGGAAAACCTGGACCAAATATTCGTCACTCAGGGTTCAACTGATACCGATGCGCCACACATCGGAGCATCAGGCGGAAATATAGGTATCGTATCGACCAACCCGACTGATTTTGCTCGCGTGATGGCCGAACAAACCGCTGGCGATCTGCGCATGTACAAGAGTTTTGTCCGCCTTGACACAGGCATGTTCGCCAATGGCGCGACCAAGGCATTCCTGTCGTTCTCTCAGGCCGGCGCGGATAAATGGCGCGGTGGCGGCAATGCCGATCGCGCGCATATCGATGCTAAAGTGGTCACCAAAATCGGTGACGCGAGCCAGGTATCTTTCGGGCTGATGTACAACAATGCGGTCAATAATTTCTTCAAGAGAGAAACCCTTACCGACTATCAAACCCAGAATTATTTCTACGATTATGCCACTACCTTTCCGGGACGCCTAACCGCAGTAAACGGCACTGCGCAAAATGAATCAACCTCAGTCAATGGCGTATCGCGTGCCGACTACTACAAACTGCAAGTCAATCCATTCAAGAACACGCTGTTGACGGCCAAAGGGAATTTCCAGTTAAATGATGCATGGCGTCTGGATGTCGAACCCTACTTCTGGCACGGTTACGGCAATGGCAGCTTTGGCACCACCTTGCAAGAAGCTTCTGGTACCGGCGTGACCAAAGTGCAGGATCTTAACGGCGACGGCGATACACTGGACAAAATCCTGATGTACCGCTCATCCATCACCAAAACCAATCGCCCTGGCGCCACAGCCAAGCTCAACTGGCAGAATGACATGCACAAGTTGGCTTTCGGTATTTGGTTCGAACGTGCTGAACATATCCAGACCCAACCATTCTCCAAAGTCGATGCCAACGGTAATCCGCTGGATATCTGGGGCGAAAGCTACCTGGCGCTGGACGGCAACGGCAACATCTATCAGGGTCGTAACCAGAAGACCATCACCACAGTAACGCAACCGTTTGTCACTGACACACTCTCGCTGATGAGCGATAAACTAAAACTGACGCTGGGACTACGCATGCCGCACACTGTGCGTGACGGCACCAACTACGCCAGTGCGGGTTACGGCCTGACCACGTATTTCACAGCATCGCGAACCTATGACGCCACGCTGCCGAGCGTAGGCGCAACTTACCAGTTATCACCCAAACAATTGGTTTTTGCCAATATCACCAAAAACTTCCGGGCACCGGCCAATTACACTTTATATGAATCCGGTAATGCACAAAATCTCGAACCGGAAACTGCTGTCAACTTTGACGTAGGTTATCGCTTTCAGGGCGACATGCTGACGTCATCCGCCACCATGTTCTACACCGACTTCAAGAATCGCCAGGCCTCTTCCAAAGACGCTACCGGCTCATCCATCACCTACAACGTCGGCAATGTGCGCGATTTTGGTGTTGAACTGGAGACAGGTACGCGACCGGTCAACGGTTTCAGCGTGTATGGCTCATTGACCTACACCAGCTCAATCATGACCTCGGATTTTGCCACTTATGACGCGGCACACAATCCGGTGATATTGCCGACATCCGGCAAGACATTTGTCGACACACCCACCTGGCTGGCCGGACTGGGTCTGAGCTACACCAAAGGCAGATTTTTCTCGGATTTCAAAACCCGCTACACCGGTATGCGCTACTCCAGCCTGATTAATGATGAACAAATACCGGGCTTTATCACAGCTGACCTGTCCATGGGCTATCACTTCAAGGATGTCAGCTTCCTGAAAAATCCGCTGTTGCGTTTTAACATCGCCAACTTGTTCAATAAACACTATCTGAATTCGATCGAGAGCACCACGACCAATGCGCAAACCTACAGCACAGTGACGGGAACTGCGCCGACATATATGCCAGGCGCGCCCCGTTTTGCCAGCATAACTTTATCGGCTGACTTCAAATAA
- a CDS encoding MotA/TolQ/ExbB proton channel family protein, with translation MHFDIQLLHSFIFYLLYGLAALVTFIAIERFIFYIYTMRHALRLHHAPSENGGSNVAAEIVRQVRDGQKTPREEMEDLTESIYIKARTHLVRHLWALDTIVTAAPLLGLIGTIFGIIDTFGALAHSGISDPSAVSAGIGTALYATALGIGIGVALYGLFFYNLFQERVERIADQFKLLILHHSRETNYA, from the coding sequence ATGCATTTTGATATCCAACTGTTGCACAGCTTCATTTTCTATTTACTGTATGGCCTGGCGGCATTGGTGACATTCATCGCCATCGAACGGTTTATCTTTTACATCTATACCATGCGCCATGCGCTACGCCTGCATCATGCACCGTCCGAGAACGGCGGAAGCAATGTCGCAGCCGAAATCGTGCGCCAGGTTCGCGATGGCCAAAAAACACCGCGGGAAGAAATGGAAGACCTGACCGAGTCCATCTACATCAAGGCGCGCACCCATCTGGTACGCCATCTGTGGGCACTGGACACTATCGTCACTGCCGCGCCATTACTTGGGCTGATAGGTACTATCTTCGGCATTATCGATACCTTTGGTGCGCTGGCACATTCCGGCATTTCCGATCCATCCGCTGTCAGTGCCGGCATCGGTACTGCCTTGTATGCTACTGCGCTGGGCATAGGCATAGGCGTAGCCTTGTACGGACTGTTTTTCTACAATCTGTTTCAGGAGCGCGTTGAACGTATCGCCGATCAGTTCAAGCTGCTCATACTCCACCATAGCCGGGAAACCAATTATGCGTAA
- a CDS encoding alkaline phosphatase D family protein, which produces MRNLTIGLAFLTLPLTLPNAAAAAQLQAGPMVGSVSMRSAMVWVQADAATQAWLEYRTPDGKLHQTAKTSLTAAHHFTGHLAVTGLEPGQHYEYRMMFDNKAVADKLSFNTQPLWQWRADPPAFTALTGSCLYINEAQYDRPGTPYGGHYEILKNMAAVKPDLTVWLGDNLYFREADYGSPLDMPLRYQHDRALPELQKLLQTGQHYAIWDDHDYGPNDSDKSFIFKQESLELFKDYWANPSYGLPGTPGVFTKVSYYDVDFFLLDDRYYRDNQNMPDTADKAMFGKVQMDWLKNALLSSTASFKIIAAGGQMINDENKYEGWQSYTTERKDFLDWLTQTHVNGVMFLSGDRHQSELMRMPRADAYPLYELTCSPFTSGTHNVDSERSNPELVDDTLVGERNYCTLSFSGPLKARVMDVKSFDVNGKQIWAKQLTLQELTAKPVR; this is translated from the coding sequence ATGCGTAATCTTACTATCGGGCTGGCATTTCTCACCCTGCCGCTAACATTGCCCAATGCTGCTGCCGCAGCACAACTACAGGCCGGCCCCATGGTAGGCAGCGTCAGCATGCGCAGCGCGATGGTCTGGGTACAAGCGGACGCGGCCACTCAGGCCTGGCTGGAATACCGCACGCCCGATGGCAAATTGCACCAGACTGCAAAAACCTCGCTCACAGCGGCGCACCATTTCACCGGGCACCTCGCCGTCACGGGTCTGGAGCCGGGGCAGCACTATGAATATCGCATGATGTTCGACAACAAGGCCGTGGCCGATAAACTCAGCTTTAATACCCAGCCACTCTGGCAATGGCGCGCAGATCCGCCCGCATTTACAGCCTTGACCGGCTCATGCCTGTACATCAACGAGGCGCAATATGATCGCCCCGGCACTCCCTACGGCGGCCACTATGAAATTCTCAAAAACATGGCGGCAGTCAAACCGGATCTGACTGTCTGGCTGGGCGACAACCTGTATTTCCGTGAAGCGGATTACGGCAGCCCGCTGGACATGCCGCTACGCTACCAGCATGATCGCGCATTGCCCGAATTGCAGAAACTCCTGCAGACCGGCCAGCACTACGCCATCTGGGATGACCACGATTACGGCCCCAATGACAGCGACAAAAGCTTCATCTTCAAGCAGGAAAGTCTGGAACTGTTCAAGGACTACTGGGCAAACCCCAGCTACGGCTTGCCTGGCACGCCCGGCGTATTCACCAAAGTCAGCTATTACGATGTCGATTTTTTCCTGCTCGACGACCGTTATTACCGCGACAACCAGAATATGCCCGATACTGCTGACAAAGCCATGTTCGGCAAAGTGCAAATGGACTGGCTGAAAAACGCGCTGCTGTCGTCCACCGCCAGCTTCAAGATCATTGCTGCGGGCGGGCAAATGATCAACGACGAAAACAAGTATGAAGGCTGGCAATCCTATACCACCGAACGCAAGGACTTCCTCGACTGGCTGACGCAAACGCACGTCAACGGTGTGATGTTCCTGTCCGGTGACCGCCATCAGTCCGAACTAATGCGCATGCCGCGTGCCGACGCCTATCCGCTGTACGAGCTGACCTGCTCGCCGTTTACCTCGGGTACGCACAACGTTGACAGCGAGCGCAGCAATCCGGAACTGGTAGACGATACCCTGGTAGGCGAACGCAACTACTGCACGCTGAGCTTCTCCGGTCCGCTCAAAGCACGCGTCATGGATGTCAAAAGCTTTGATGTCAATGGCAAGCAAATTTGGGCAAAACAGCTGACATTGCAAGAACTCACAGCAAAACCGGTGCGATAA
- a CDS encoding alkaline phosphatase family protein, giving the protein MNTPALKQICLALAASLLLSSLPAQATPAKAPTNSRHVIIFVWDGLRPDSVTKVDTPNLYRMRTAGVNFTANHATYPTFTMMNAASFATGSFPEHTGFYGNTVWHASAAGKDAHGKPVDFQQPQFTEDYGILDALNASYNDHLLMVGTLFQAAQARGITTAAIGKSGPAYMQDFKRGGLLLDERTVLPLSLAQELQAAGIALPKTTPLTDSNAALVLKDDNGDPTAADKVSKLDDKVTTDPTNASGSPYSKANAYMMHAYLGYILPAHQPGLSVVWMRNPDSTQHNYGPGTANALDALHAQDQLLGELQARLKALKMAANTDIVVVSDHGHSSVAGDADWFPLRVIADGKPGQTSELAYSVSGDVRTADLLTRAGFTAFDGNGCVLDPVMSGIRADNTPVYVTQTDNDGSICGKAGQKYTTASFKVPATLPLDKHPIVIAANGGSDYLYLPDHDADTVAKVVRYVQSRPEYGAVFIDSRYGKLPGTLPLQLVHLENTEGRNPDMVVSFNFNDKAVVQGMPGTEYESAGNNRGMHGSFSPIDVHNTLIAYGPDFRRSYRDVAPSGNVDVAPTIAHIMGLKLAGEGHDGRVLVEALRSTKASYKPKVTQHVLTSSRADDLKVVYPTDPDGKDINHTQQHYQIELNTHTLYQRGKPYTYFDSAKAIRN; this is encoded by the coding sequence ATGAATACACCTGCTCTAAAACAAATCTGTTTAGCGCTGGCTGCCAGCCTGCTATTATCCTCATTACCCGCCCAGGCCACCCCCGCCAAAGCGCCGACCAATTCCCGTCACGTGATTATTTTCGTGTGGGATGGCCTGCGCCCGGATTCGGTGACTAAAGTTGACACGCCCAACCTGTACCGCATGCGTACAGCGGGAGTGAACTTCACTGCTAACCACGCGACTTATCCGACCTTTACCATGATGAATGCGGCCAGCTTTGCGACTGGCAGTTTCCCCGAACATACCGGGTTCTATGGCAACACCGTGTGGCACGCCAGTGCTGCAGGCAAGGATGCACACGGCAAGCCGGTGGATTTCCAGCAACCGCAATTTACTGAGGATTACGGCATCCTCGATGCGCTCAATGCTTCCTATAACGATCATCTGCTGATGGTCGGCACCCTGTTCCAGGCAGCACAGGCACGCGGCATCACTACTGCTGCCATTGGCAAATCCGGTCCGGCCTATATGCAGGATTTCAAGCGCGGCGGGTTATTGCTGGACGAGCGCACGGTGCTACCACTGAGTCTGGCGCAGGAATTACAGGCCGCTGGCATAGCGCTACCCAAAACCACACCACTGACGGACAGCAATGCCGCGCTGGTACTGAAAGACGACAACGGTGATCCGACTGCTGCCGACAAAGTCAGCAAACTGGATGACAAAGTCACCACCGACCCTACCAATGCCAGCGGTTCGCCGTACAGCAAGGCGAACGCCTACATGATGCACGCTTATCTCGGCTATATCCTGCCAGCCCACCAGCCCGGACTGAGCGTGGTGTGGATGCGCAACCCGGATTCCACCCAGCATAATTACGGCCCCGGCACCGCCAATGCGCTGGATGCATTACACGCGCAGGATCAGCTGCTGGGCGAACTGCAAGCCAGACTCAAAGCGTTGAAAATGGCAGCCAATACCGATATCGTCGTTGTCTCCGATCACGGTCACAGTAGCGTTGCCGGGGATGCGGACTGGTTCCCGCTGCGCGTTATCGCCGACGGCAAGCCTGGTCAAACCAGCGAGCTGGCCTATTCGGTATCGGGCGATGTGCGCACGGCGGATCTGCTTACCCGCGCCGGTTTTACTGCGTTTGATGGTAATGGCTGCGTGCTGGATCCGGTGATGTCCGGCATCCGTGCCGACAACACCCCGGTTTATGTCACCCAGACGGATAATGACGGCAGCATCTGCGGTAAAGCCGGACAAAAATACACCACTGCCAGCTTCAAGGTTCCCGCTACACTGCCGCTGGATAAGCACCCTATCGTGATTGCCGCGAATGGCGGCAGTGATTATCTGTACCTGCCTGACCACGATGCAGACACCGTCGCCAAAGTCGTACGCTATGTGCAATCGCGCCCGGAATACGGCGCGGTGTTTATCGACAGCCGCTACGGCAAACTGCCCGGCACACTGCCGCTGCAACTGGTGCATCTGGAAAATACCGAGGGACGCAATCCTGACATGGTGGTGAGCTTCAACTTCAACGATAAGGCTGTCGTCCAAGGCATGCCAGGCACGGAATACGAAAGCGCCGGCAATAATCGCGGTATGCACGGCAGTTTCAGCCCTATCGATGTGCATAACACACTGATCGCTTACGGCCCGGATTTCCGCCGCAGCTATCGCGACGTAGCACCTAGTGGCAACGTCGATGTGGCACCGACCATCGCGCATATCATGGGCTTGAAACTGGCCGGAGAAGGGCATGACGGACGAGTGCTGGTGGAAGCCTTGCGCAGCACCAAGGCCAGCTATAAGCCAAAAGTGACACAGCATGTGCTGACATCATCCCGTGCTGACGATCTGAAAGTCGTGTATCCGACTGATCCGGACGGCAAGGACATCAACCACACGCAGCAGCACTACCAGATCGAGTTAAATACCCACACGCTGTATCAGCGCGGCAAGCCTTATACCTACTTTGATAGTGCAAAGGCTATTCGCAACTGA
- a CDS encoding ABC transporter ATP-binding protein, protein MTSSIQCPVPVPGVYQLEVQAIHQGYGDQAVVKGLSFKLAQGTIGCLLGPSGCGKTTVLRGVAGFEPVSGGEIMINGASVSRSGFVLPPEQRRVGMVFQDYALFPHLNVADNIGFGLHGVGRRERAQRVAELLEVVGLPDSGRKFPHELSGGQQQRVALARALAPCPALLLLDEPFSSLDVALRERLGQEVRDILKQQNTTALIVTHDQNEAFAIADEIGVMHHGVLQQWDTAYNLYHQPASRFVADFIGEGVLIPGTVRNGNQVETVLGTLAGEIPPQCGNACKVEVLLRPDDVVHDDASAMQAEVVHKAFRGADILYTLMLAGGQKVLSLVSSHHNHAYGEMIGIRIEADHVVVFPCTAA, encoded by the coding sequence ATGACTAGTTCTATACAGTGCCCCGTCCCTGTGCCAGGCGTTTATCAGCTGGAGGTGCAGGCTATACACCAGGGATATGGTGACCAGGCAGTGGTGAAAGGCCTTTCCTTCAAGCTTGCTCAAGGCACTATCGGCTGCCTGCTCGGTCCTTCCGGTTGCGGCAAAACCACCGTGCTGCGTGGCGTGGCTGGCTTCGAGCCGGTTAGTGGCGGGGAAATCATGATTAACGGTGCCAGCGTGAGCCGGTCTGGTTTTGTGCTGCCACCCGAACAAAGACGAGTAGGCATGGTGTTTCAGGATTATGCCTTGTTCCCCCATCTCAACGTGGCTGACAACATCGGCTTCGGTCTGCACGGTGTGGGCAGGCGGGAACGTGCCCAGCGTGTGGCAGAGCTGCTCGAGGTCGTAGGCCTGCCGGACAGCGGCCGTAAATTTCCCCATGAATTATCGGGTGGACAACAGCAGCGTGTTGCCCTGGCCAGAGCCTTGGCGCCGTGCCCGGCGCTATTGCTGCTGGATGAGCCCTTCTCCAGTCTGGATGTCGCGCTGCGCGAGCGGCTTGGCCAGGAAGTGCGCGACATTCTCAAGCAGCAGAACACCACGGCGCTGATAGTCACGCATGATCAGAATGAGGCGTTTGCTATCGCCGACGAGATCGGCGTTATGCATCATGGAGTGCTGCAACAATGGGATACTGCTTATAATCTTTATCACCAGCCAGCCAGCCGTTTCGTCGCTGATTTTATCGGTGAAGGGGTGCTGATACCCGGTACTGTACGCAATGGTAATCAGGTAGAAACCGTTTTGGGTACTCTGGCAGGGGAAATACCGCCGCAATGCGGTAATGCATGCAAAGTGGAAGTGCTGTTGCGTCCGGATGATGTTGTGCACGATGATGCAAGTGCCATGCAAGCCGAAGTGGTGCACAAAGCGTTTCGCGGCGCAGACATACTCTACACGCTTATGCTTGCAGGAGGGCAGAAGGTATTATCTCTGGTATCCAGTCATCACAATCATGCCTATGGAGAGATGATCGGTATCCGCATCGAGGCTGATCATGTCGTTGTATTCCCTTGTACTGCTGCGTGA
- a CDS encoding ABC transporter permease, which produces MRGNGWRLTATLIAVLVIIPLVIVLASLFNPEREIWQHLLEYVLPGLLGNTVKLVVGVAIGVTLLGVSLAWLTAVCEFPGRRFFSWALLLPLAVPAYVTAFVYVALLDFTGPVQTWLREFAGGPVVFPPIRSAGGVILVMVLALYPYVYLLARNAFLTQGRQALEVAQSLGYSRKSGFFKVALPLARPWIISGLMLALMETLADFGTVAVFNYDTFTTAIYKTWFGMFSLQGASQLASVLIVLVFALIVAEQMSRRGLRFTQAGRHTRMDRIVLRGYNAWLASGFAALILLVAFIIPVMQLLSWSAKVFVQDFDARYVEFLWHSLLLGGLSAVLVVVTALLLTYAQRQHNDSWTVAMVRIATLGYAVPGAVLAVGIVIPLAWLDQQLIGTAKSWFGIDTGLILQGTLLVMLPAYLTRFLAVGYNPMDSAMQRITRNLEEASRSLGFSGLAMLRRVHLPMLRGGLLSAAALVFVDVMKEMPITLMTRPFGWDTLAVRIFEMTSEGEWERAALPAVALVLAGLLPIALLVKHSEKSR; this is translated from the coding sequence ATGAGAGGCAATGGCTGGCGACTGACTGCGACCTTGATCGCAGTTCTGGTTATTATCCCGCTCGTAATCGTACTGGCTTCACTGTTTAATCCGGAACGGGAAATCTGGCAGCACCTGCTGGAATACGTGCTGCCCGGTCTGCTTGGCAATACCGTGAAGCTGGTGGTGGGGGTGGCAATTGGTGTTACGCTGCTTGGTGTCAGCCTGGCCTGGCTGACTGCCGTATGCGAATTTCCCGGACGGCGCTTTTTTTCCTGGGCGTTGTTGCTGCCACTGGCCGTGCCAGCCTATGTCACTGCTTTTGTTTACGTTGCTCTGCTTGATTTCACCGGGCCAGTGCAAACCTGGCTGCGTGAATTTGCCGGTGGTCCGGTCGTGTTTCCGCCCATTCGTTCAGCCGGGGGCGTGATCCTGGTAATGGTTCTGGCTCTGTACCCTTATGTTTATCTGCTGGCACGCAATGCGTTCCTTACCCAGGGGAGACAAGCGCTGGAAGTGGCGCAGTCGCTTGGCTACAGCCGGAAATCCGGATTTTTTAAGGTGGCATTACCACTGGCACGCCCCTGGATTATTTCAGGTCTGATGCTGGCCTTGATGGAAACGCTGGCGGATTTCGGTACGGTTGCCGTATTCAATTACGACACATTCACTACGGCTATCTACAAAACATGGTTCGGCATGTTTTCGCTGCAAGGCGCATCTCAGCTGGCATCCGTGCTGATAGTGCTGGTGTTCGCCTTAATTGTGGCAGAGCAAATGTCGCGCCGCGGTTTGCGCTTTACGCAGGCTGGGCGACATACGCGCATGGATAGAATTGTTCTGCGCGGGTATAACGCATGGCTGGCCAGCGGTTTTGCTGCTCTGATTTTGCTGGTGGCATTTATCATCCCGGTAATGCAATTGTTGTCCTGGTCGGCAAAAGTTTTTGTGCAGGATTTTGATGCGCGTTATGTCGAATTTCTCTGGCACTCACTGTTACTGGGTGGATTGTCCGCGGTGCTGGTTGTTGTGACCGCATTGTTACTGACTTATGCCCAGCGCCAGCATAACGATAGCTGGACAGTTGCCATGGTACGCATCGCAACACTGGGGTATGCAGTACCCGGTGCTGTGCTGGCCGTGGGTATCGTCATTCCTCTGGCATGGCTCGATCAACAGTTGATCGGTACTGCTAAAAGCTGGTTTGGTATCGACACTGGTCTGATTTTGCAGGGCACACTATTGGTTATGCTGCCCGCCTATCTGACCAGATTTCTAGCGGTTGGCTATAATCCGATGGACAGTGCCATGCAGCGCATTACCCGTAACCTGGAAGAGGCGTCGCGCAGTTTGGGTTTTTCCGGGCTGGCCATGTTGCGCCGCGTGCATCTGCCCATGTTGCGCGGTGGTTTGCTGTCGGCTGCCGCTCTGGTATTTGTCGATGTAATGAAGGAAATGCCGATTACCTTGATGACGCGTCCATTCGGCTGGGATACGCTGGCAGTGCGCATATTTGAAATGACTTCGGAAGGTGAATGGGAGCGTGCGGCATTGCCCGCTGTGGCACTGGTACTTGCCGGATTGCTGCCCATTGCCTTGCTGGTAAAACACTCGGAAAAATCCAGATGA
- a CDS encoding Fe(3+) ABC transporter substrate-binding protein, with amino-acid sequence MLKTLLVSTMLSLAATSVSAAEVVVYSARNEQLIKPLFDAYTKDTGVEVKFITDKEGALLQRLKAEGQNTPADMLITVDAGNLWEAAKEGLLKPVQSKTLNANVPAYLRDPGDQWFGLSVRARTIFYNNQKVKPGDLSTYEDLGNAKWKGRLCLRTSKKVYNQSLVAMMIAEHGAAKTEQIVKSWVANLATDPFPDDTKMLEAIAAGQCDVGIANTYYYGRLMEKKAGLPLSVFWPNQKAGGVHVNVSGAGIVKYAKHEKEAVALLEWLSSPKAQNLFADVNMEYPVNPAVKADPVVAAWGSFKQNPVNLAKAGELQAEAVKLMDRAGYR; translated from the coding sequence ATGCTTAAAACCTTGCTTGTCAGCACCATGCTCAGTTTGGCGGCAACTTCAGTGAGTGCGGCTGAAGTAGTCGTGTACTCTGCCAGAAATGAACAGCTCATTAAACCTTTGTTCGATGCTTACACCAAGGATACGGGTGTGGAGGTGAAGTTTATTACTGATAAAGAAGGTGCTTTGCTCCAGCGTCTCAAGGCGGAAGGTCAGAATACGCCTGCCGACATGCTGATTACCGTGGATGCCGGTAATCTCTGGGAGGCTGCGAAGGAGGGGCTGCTCAAGCCAGTGCAGTCGAAAACATTAAATGCAAATGTGCCAGCTTATTTGCGTGACCCGGGTGATCAATGGTTCGGGTTGTCGGTACGCGCCCGCACTATTTTTTATAACAACCAGAAGGTAAAGCCTGGCGATCTGTCAACGTACGAAGATTTGGGTAACGCTAAGTGGAAGGGTCGTCTGTGCCTGCGCACTTCCAAAAAAGTATACAACCAGTCGCTGGTAGCCATGATGATTGCAGAACATGGCGCAGCTAAAACAGAACAGATCGTCAAATCCTGGGTTGCAAATCTCGCTACAGATCCGTTCCCGGATGATACCAAAATGCTGGAAGCGATTGCCGCCGGTCAGTGTGATGTAGGTATAGCCAACACCTATTATTATGGGCGCTTGATGGAGAAAAAAGCGGGCTTGCCGCTGTCTGTATTCTGGCCTAACCAGAAAGCTGGCGGCGTGCATGTGAATGTTTCCGGTGCTGGTATAGTGAAATATGCCAAACATGAAAAAGAAGCGGTAGCACTGCTGGAGTGGTTGTCATCACCCAAGGCGCAGAATCTGTTTGCCGATGTCAATATGGAATATCCGGTCAATCCAGCCGTCAAGGCTGATCCTGTGGTGGCCGCCTGGGGCAGCTTCAAGCAAAACCCGGTAAACCTTGCAAAAGCAGGTGAATTGCAGGCTGAGGCGGTTAAATTAATGGATCGCGCCGGTTATAGATGA
- a CDS encoding spherulation-specific family 4 protein has protein sequence MKTAITGSVAAMFAAGMLASQVVSAQPLLEALVPAYFDPPVNPAGWSSLATAAQKIPLSVIMNPASGPGAAQDASYVSAVQNVRLAGGHVLGYVATGYGTRPMADVINDINLYIAWYPVDGIFLDEMSNDANTSHYTYYQSIYDQIKTINYNYRVIGNPGTNTQQSYLTLPTADALVVFEGKARAYNSFVPSAWVAGYNRQYFGNLVYSMTSSSQLSTYLNLAVSRNAGLVYLTNDTGTNPWDTLPGYWDAEVNCIANINQGLAC, from the coding sequence ATGAAAACAGCAATAACAGGTTCGGTGGCAGCTATGTTCGCGGCTGGCATGCTGGCAAGTCAGGTCGTCAGTGCGCAGCCGTTGCTGGAAGCGCTGGTTCCTGCCTATTTTGATCCGCCGGTCAACCCGGCAGGCTGGAGCAGTTTGGCGACTGCTGCTCAGAAAATTCCGCTGTCTGTCATCATGAATCCCGCCTCCGGGCCGGGTGCCGCGCAGGACGCCAGTTATGTCAGCGCAGTGCAGAATGTGCGCCTGGCCGGCGGCCATGTGCTGGGTTATGTGGCCACCGGCTATGGCACGCGCCCCATGGCTGACGTGATCAATGATATCAATCTGTATATCGCGTGGTATCCGGTAGACGGCATCTTCCTCGACGAAATGAGCAACGATGCCAACACTAGCCATTACACGTATTATCAGTCGATTTATGATCAGATCAAAACCATTAACTATAACTATCGGGTAATCGGTAATCCCGGCACCAATACCCAGCAGTCCTATCTCACGCTGCCTACGGCTGATGCGCTGGTGGTGTTTGAGGGTAAGGCAAGGGCATATAACAGCTTCGTACCCAGTGCGTGGGTTGCTGGTTACAATCGTCAATATTTTGGCAATCTGGTGTACAGCATGACTAGCAGCAGTCAGCTCAGTACCTATCTTAACCTTGCGGTAAGTCGTAATGCCGGATTGGTGTATCTGACCAACGATACGGGGACTAATCCGTGGGATACCTTACCCGGTTACTGGGATGCTGAGGTGAATTGCATTGCCAATATTAATCAGGGATTGGCATGTTGA